A stretch of DNA from Esox lucius isolate fEsoLuc1 chromosome 18, fEsoLuc1.pri, whole genome shotgun sequence:
GTGGAGAGCGAGACAAGGTGACTCTAGTCCTGTCCAGCAGTGACCACCTTCCTCATCTCCgtctttgattaaaaaaaaaaaagcaatccCAACCTCCGACTCTTATGGTCGTCTAACCGTCTGTTCCCTTGTTTTGATTAAGGGACAAATGCAGGCCAGGAGTCCCTCGAGGGGGTAGAAGGTTTCCAGGGTTCCTTCATCTCTCCTGTCCCCTTCGGCGGGGTGCGACAGGGGTTTCTCGGCGAAACAGGAAGCCATAGAGGGCCATGGTGAGACGCATCCAGACGGGCAGTAGGTCTCTCTGGTGCTGTAGGAACTGGTAGGGACCACAGAGGGAAACCGGGTCATCAGTAATTAGTCCAATCAATCCATtaacaatgtaaaatgttaaataaatcaCTAActtcattagattagattcaactttgtcattgaacagtacaaggacagtacaatgaaatacagttagcatctaacaagAATTAGTGCAACCAATCAATAACTTCATTATTCCACTCagtaaacaacaacatttatccaTAACTATCTCAGTACAATCAATCCCATAATTATCTAAATGAATGCATAACTTAATGATTCAAATCAATAAACATATGTGAAGCAAATAACTAGTGATGACATTTGATTACATAGCCCATTCCACAGTAACTGTTTTTACAACAGGCCTTAAGGCCAACCCAAAGAAATATGGTGCCTGGCATTATGACAACCACTCACAGCTCGTCTTTATCCACTGTGTTACTAACACAGCTGACACTGACATCATGGTTATGAGAAGCAACACTGATGGCCAGACACAACACCATGAAGACAGAACATATCTGATATTTCCACAACACACAGAATGCAGCTTGTTTGTGTTTAGTGTACAATATGGTACTGTCAGGTTGTTGATGTCTGGTGAACACTGTGAGGGTTGTCTGACCCACATTCACACAGGAGTCTGTCCAAAGTGTTGGTGTGAATATGTCCAAGTGTTTGATTGATCCTAAGTGTTGATGTAATTCTAGAACGTAATGCTAACTCTAACCCAGTTCATTTGGGTGCGTTTAGTTTATACAGAATTGTAAATAAATGGCTCCTTCAGGTTGAAACCGAGCTTACGGAGAAAGCTCAAAGTATTTCATCAGTTCCCACATCACTGCTCTGCCATCTCAGAAGGACAGTAGATTTACTACTCATTACTACTACTGAATAATTATCAGATCTAGGCAGGACACTTCTGCTCCAGATAGAAAAAGCTTTCCTATCACCTAAACCTGTCACCTTCTTGTTTGGAGTGAATACTGTATAGCCGTCCCCCCCTCCATCTTCCCCGCACTCCACACCCTCCAGTAGTGGCCTCTATCCCTCCCCTtaagcctctctctctctctctcatcttagTTAAAGCGTGCCTCTCGTTGGCTGGGTATTGCAATGGGTTGCATAAGCAGCTGCCAGTTTTGATCTCTCTCACATCCCCAAACTGCTCTTTAACTTTTTCTTCCCCTCCCCCAACAACCCTCCCCAGAGTAGttggtctctccctctccctctgattaaattttttctctctttccctgttctctcccattctccttccactgtctttctctttcccccTTTAGAGCAGTAGccaggtctctctctccccctctagaGCAGTAGGCAGGTCTCTCCAGACCACAGCCTATTTCTTCCAGTATAAAAACCTGAATGAGATGAACCAGCACCACTAACCCTAATTAAGCCTGGTTGTGTTTAATGTTCTGGTGCAGTGCCCATTCAGACAGTATTACCATATTCAACCAGCTGTCTTGGCATGGCCCTGAAGTGGCTTTGCTCTGTGAACTGATGAGGGAAAACGAGCAGGCTTTCCTTTTTGTAGCTTTTCAAAGTCCATTAAGAGTCATGATTCCAATTAACTACTATATAAAGTAAAAACCATTGATTATATaaaccatgttttacagatactGTATACTACAGGAAGTGCCCTGAGACAACATCCAGAATGTGAGGAAACGCATCCCAGAGCAGAGAGTCTGAGTCTGAGCATGAGCCTGAGCCTAAGCCTGACCCCAAACATTCTAACAGAGACAATAGTGAATAGTTATGCGTGTGTGATGTGTAGAAAGGCTAACAAAAGTACCTCACACCTGTGGTAACCAAATACACGAAGGTCTCATCTGGTGCTCTGCTCAGCCTAAGAGATAAGAACTAAACCCCAGCACCACTCCATTCCCTGGGTGTTCTTATCAAAcgtaacacagacacacacaggtgacacCCTAAATACAAGCTCATGCTCAGTCATGTCATACAGGGAAGGAAGGTCTGAAGACATGTCACCATGTTCCTCTGATGGAACACGACGCTGACAGCCTTTCTGACAATATCATCACTTAAGAGAGAACAAAAAATGCTGTCTAAAAATGAGCTATTGTGTTTTCatctattacacacacacacacacagccagcggGTTGAGCTAGTGAGTGAAGTATTGTGGGTAGTCGTCATGTTACCAGTCTGTGTCGAGTGAGTCACGGTTCTATTTTTAGCCAGGCATATAAAACATCCATTTCTATGTCTACCCAGCCTCAGTGCTAACTCCTGCTCTCATCTACCCAGCCTCAGTGCTAACTCCGGCTCTCATCTACCCAGCCTCAGTGCTAACTCCTGCTCTAATCTACCCAGCCTCAGTGCTAACTCCTGCTCTAATCTACCCAGCCTCAGTGCTAACTCCGGCTCTCATCTACCCAGCCTCAGTGCTAACTCCGGCTCTCATCTACCCAGCCTCAGTGCTAACTCCGGCTCTCATCTACCCAGCCTCAGTGCTAACTCCTGCTCACATTTGAAACTCTACCCATCCTCATTCCTGAAAAATAACTCTAGAGCTGACATTAACATAAACTCTGATGACACTAATGAGGGGGTGAGACTTGGGTCAAAACAAACCATCACTGTCTTTCTGTCAATCCCTCTCAATTtcatatcattttaaaagctttATGTTGCAAATGTAAGTGGGAAATAAGATCCCCCCGACAGACAGACCccgatacagacagacagacatacagacatgtcccgatacagacagacagacagacagacatgtcccgatacagacagacagacagtcatgtCCCGATACAGACCGACGTCATGACACGATACAGGCACAGTCATGTCGccgatacagacacacaccatgtcgccgatacagacacacaccatgtcgccgatacagacacacaccatgtcgccgatacagacacacaccatgtcgccgatacagacacacaccatgtcgccgatacagacacacaccatgtcgccgatacagacacacaccatgtccccaatacagacacacatcttCTCCCCGAATTGTCAGTAGTTAAGTTATTACTACAGCCCAGGCTCTCAGCTGTAGAACCTCCCCCTACacaatcactttaaaaatgtGATAGAAGATGGTgtacgtgtgggtgtgtgtatgtgtgcaggtACCAAGAGGTGACTCCTCTGTCAcagttgtgtcagtgtgttattGGAATGAGCAGAGATAAGGCTAATGGTAAGCTGGGTCAGACCTGTTATTAACCAGTCTTAATGATAAGGCCTGGTCAGACCTGTTACTAACCAGTCCTAATGATAAGGCCTGGTCAGACCTGTTACTAACCAGTCCTAATGATAAGGCCTGGTCAGACCTGTTACTAACCAGTCCTAATGATAAGGCCTGGTCAGACCTGTTACTAACCAGTCCTAATGATAAGGCCTGGTCAGACCTGTTACTAACCAGTCCTAATGAAAAGGCCTGGTCAGACCTGTTACTAACCAGTCCTAATGATAAGGCCTGATCAGACCTGTTACTAACCAGTCCTAATGATAAGGCCTGGTCAGACCTGTTACTAACCAGTCCTAATGAAAAGGCCTGGTCAGACCTGTTTCTAACCAGTCCTAATGAAAAGGCCTGGTCAGACCTGTTACATACCAGCCTTAATGAAAAGGTTGTATTCAGTGTGTCAGGGTTGTTAAAGTATTTGCATCCTATATAAATGATAACATTCAACCTCCCTTGAACTGTAGATAATAGTGAGGTCTGCGACCAGCCCAACCCTCTAGCAGATCGTTTGTGTTGTTGGGTTGGGGAGAGAAATTGTTCAGTTAAATTGTTCTCTCCCAAAATGTGGTTGAAGCAGTGAAAGAGACCTATTTTTTGCAGTCTTGGTTTCTGGCCAGCTGAGCTGGAAAATGAATTACATCCTGAAGAGAAGCAAGCTATGGTTTAGCAGTAAGGGACCCTTGCCTGTAGCTACAAACATTCATACAAATTATCTTTTACTTTGACCCTCACCAGTTGAACGTGGTCTTCATGGAACTGATCGCCTATCTCCCGAAGCTTCCGACCGATCCTCTCCTCCACACTATCCTCtacctgctcctcctcctgtctctcctccattctcctcctctcctcttcctgatcctcctccctccttccctgtgCCTCGTCCTCCTCTTCCCAGTTCTGCCCTTCTCCTCGATCATCCATGGGCTCAAACTCAGCTGGAAAGTGACTTCGGAATCCAGCGTTGCCTGTGAAAGGAACATGAATGTGCTTTATTAAATAGATGGGTGTCATCATGGCCTTAGTGGTCATGAACCAGTTTCTGCCGCTGATTTACCATTAATCAAATAGATTGAATATTTTAAACTGCTGAGGCTTCTCAACACCATTGAATTTAACGGTTACATAATGACCATTCCTCTTTCTATTTTCCCTACTTCTATGAAGAGGACAGATTAGTAAAATATGGCGGCTTCTGGCCTAATGACAAAAGCAGTTAACATTTCTAGATGTGCCGGTCGTCATGTTTACGtcccagacacagagacacaacctctcttctgtctgtcacCAAGAGCATCCAGCTGGCAGGGTGAGTGAGGTCTGGCTGACTCAGCGTGTTTACTCTGGGCTGTCTGTGGCTGCATCATTGTTGGTAACACTAAACTGGTTCTATCAGATTGGCACTGAAAAGGTTTCTTACTATGAAATTATAAGCTAGTaacatattaaaaaaacagATGATACGTCAATATGAACCTCTTGCTCTCAACTGGCCTgaccctctgttctccctccctccccctccatacatacacacacacatacagctccggaaaaattaagagaccactgcacctttttctttcctttccaaaaatgtccaaaaggaaggttttgagtgaggaacagaagggttaaaattaagagaccactgtatgtgtttgtatatatatatatatatcataatgtgtgtgtgtgtatgtgtagatgTCAGCCTCTGTCTCACTTTCACTTTACGCCAGGCTGTCTCGCCCTCTTTACGCCAGGCTGTCTCGCCCTCTTTACGCCAGGCTGTCTCGCCCTCTTTACGCCAGGCGGTCTCTCTAAATACAAGCATGTTTCTCTCTATAAGATGTTAGGTTGCTGTGGAAACGTAAATAAATcaagcagcagcaacaacaacaaccttgATGTGGGCGTGGCCAGACTGTGGCAGAGTGTGACTGAATCACTGTCTCTGAGATGCAGTCATCATTGTCATGCTACTAAAGGAAGTATTCCTGTAACAATCCAATATCCTTCTGGTTTCAGAAGGGCCAAGCAACGGTCTGATCACCATGAGGTGATAACAGTCTATTGTCTGCTAAACAAGTTAGCGGTAGTCATAGTTACCGACTGAGGCTGACATCAGTGGGCTGGTGTTTAGAACAATAGTCACCTCTTATTGGTCTGAGTTAATAAAGATAAATCTCATTGGTTGGCTAAAAGTCAACAGGCGGCAGACTGTATTACCCAGCAGTAGGATGATTCCATTACTGCCAACAGAAACGGTTCCAGTGAGACAGTGTGTCTCTACGTTTTCACCTGTAGGTGACAGCCACCACCCTAATGTGTCCTGTAGGTGACAGCCACCACCCTAATGTGTCCTGTAGGGGAAAACCACCACCCTAATGTGTCCTGTAGGGGAAAACCACCACCCTAATGTGTCCTGTAGGTGACAGCCACCACCCTAATGTGTCCTGTAGGGGAAAACCACCACCCTAATGTGTCCTGTAGGGGAAAACCACCACCCTAATGTGTCCTGTAGGTGACAGCCACCACCCTAATGTGTCCTGTAGGTGACAGCCACCACCCTAATGTGTCCTGTAGGTGAAAGCCACCACACTAACTGGAGTCAGGCCTGTCAAATACACACGTGGAGTGTTCCTTCAGTTTTACTGGTAGAATTAACCCAAAAATGTCCCCCAAAGGTCACACCGCAGGTGTAAATAAAGCACTCATCAAATCCTTAATACTGAAGTATTTGGCATGTTTATCTGCCGTTTCCTCCCCGATCCTCTTACCGAATGGGGTCCTGGCCTGGAGGTGGCCACGCCTTCCATACGGCACGGTGTGGTTGATGGTGCCTGGTGGGCCCACGGTGTTCTGTCCCTCGGACCGGGGTACCGAAGACCCAGTGGAAGTCTGAGTGGACCTGTCCTGCCTGTCTGCGGCGTCTGTGTCTGGGATCTTGATCTCCCTGAAGGGGGCGCCCCAGCGCTGA
This window harbors:
- the bmf2 gene encoding BCL2 modifying factor 2; the encoded protein is MDDEEEDMSPQRPVSQRWGAPFREIKIPDTDAADRQDRSTQTSTGSSVPRSEGQNTVGPPGTINHTVPYGRRGHLQARTPFGNAGFRSHFPAEFEPMDDRGEGQNWEEEDEAQGRREEDQEEERRRMEERQEEEQVEDSVEERIGRKLREIGDQFHEDHVQLFLQHQRDLLPVWMRLTMALYGFLFRRETPVAPRRRGQER